Proteins encoded in a region of the Phocoena phocoena chromosome X, mPhoPho1.1, whole genome shotgun sequence genome:
- the LOC136142879 gene encoding protein BEX2-like — MASKEEQVMKNINMENANEENDKKDEKEQVANKGEPLALPSESGEYCVPGGNDRRFHVRQPILQYRWDMTQSLEEPQARMREENIERIGEEMRQLMQKLREKQLSHSLRAVSTDPPHHDHHDEFCLMP, encoded by the coding sequence ATGGCGTCCAAAGAGGAACAAGTGATGAAAAATATCAACATGGAAAATGCCAACGAGGAAAAtgataaaaaggatgaaaaagagcAAGTTGCTAATAAAGGAGAGCCTTTGGCCCTACCTTCGGAATCCGGTGAATATTGTGTACCTGGAGGAAATGATAGGCGGTTCCATGTTAGGCAGCCCATCCTGCAGTATAGATGGGACATGACTCAGagtcttgaagagccacaggcaaGGATGAGAGAGGAGAATATAGAAAGGATTGGGGAAGAGATGAGACAACTCATGCAAAAGCTGAGGGAAAAGCAGTTGAGTCATAGTCTGCGGGCAGTTAGCACTGACCCCCCTCACCATGACCATCATGATGAGTTTTGCCTTATGCCTTGA